In Deltaproteobacteria bacterium, the genomic stretch CAGCCGTGGGAGTGCCAGGCAGGCTGCATCAACCCGAACGACATCTTGATCTTGCCCGGTGGCAGTCACGAGTTCGAGCCCTGGGATGGACGACTGTGGGAATCGCGAGCGGTACCCGATGCCTGCGGTCCGCTCAACACCGGCGAGTGCTTCCACGGCGTGGCGGCGAGCGGACCGCTGCAGATGACGGTGTGGTTCAAGCCCGCGACCGAAGACCTGTGCGACGGCACCTGCGAGTGCGCGGACGGTGAGGACTCCTGCGTGTTCGATCAGGAAGATCCAGGCTTCGACCTCGAGCCACGGGCGTGGAACTTCGACGCCAGCGACGCGAGCGTCGACGTCGTTCTCGAGTGAGCACGACGTGACGGCCCGCGCGAGCACGATCGATCCCGAGCTGTCGGTGCGCGAGCCCGACGCGCTGGTCGAGCGTGCGCGTGCGGGCGAGCGTGGTGCACTCGAGGCCCTGCTGCAGGGCGTCGCGCCCCGCGTGCTCGCGGCGGTGCGAGGCGTGGTCGGCCGCGAGGCCGGCGATGCCGAGGATCTCGCCCAGGAGAGCCTCGTTGCGCTGGTGCGCGCGCTGCCGTCGTTCCGCGGCGACTGTGCGATCGCGTCGTTCGCCTGCGGGGTCGCGGTGCGCACGGCCCTGCGATCCCGTCGCAAGTGGTTGCGACGGCGCCGCAAGGACGACGAGCGCGCGCTGCTGGCCGACACCACGCCGGTGGCCGACGATCCCGAGCGCGAACTCCAGCGACATCGGCGGCTCGCAGTGATGCGATCGCTGCTACGCGAGCTGCCGATCGAGCAGGCCGAAGCGTTCGCCATGCGTTGCCTGCTGGGCGACTCGCTGCCCGAGATCGCCGCTGCGAGCGGCGCCAACCTCAACACGTTGCGCAGCCGCATCCGCCTGGCACGGACGGCGCTGCTGCGACGGATCCACGACGATGCCACGCTGCAGGAACTCTTCGAGGTGACCGATGTCGGATGAACCCACGCGCCGTCGCTCGCTCGAGTCGCAGCTACACGACGACATCGTCGTCGACACCCGCGCGCAGCACGGCGACGAGCACCGGCTCGCACGCGTGGTCGGTGGCGCGCTCGCGACCGGCGGGGGCCTCGGGATGCTGTGGTTGGCGCTGCGATCGATCACGGCCAGCAAGGTGGTGATGATCGCGGTCGGCACGGCGGCGATCACCAGCGCTACCGCGTGGGTGATCGCGAGCGGCGAGCCCGACGGGGTCACCGTCGGCGCGACGCCGCGGGCGAGCGCGGGCGACAGCGACGCAGGTGTCGACCCGAGGCAGGACCACGCGACGCAGCCGCCGGCGACGCTCGACACGATCCATGCGCCCGCCGTGCCACCACCGCCCGACCCGGGCTCGACCGGCGCGACGCCCCGGCCCATCCGACCCGCGGCCGCGACCCCGCCGTCGGCCGAGATCGCAAAGCGCGACGACACCGCCCTCGACGACGCCGCGACCCTGCTCGAACGTGCTGCGCTGGCCCGTCGCGACGGTCGCAGCGACGAGGCGATCGCGATCTATCGCGCGATCGAGCGGCGCTTCCCCGGCTCGCGCGAGCACGCGGTCGCCTGTGTCGCGCTCGGGCGTGCACTGCTCGCGAGCGATGCCGACGCCGCGCTCGAGACCTTCGACGGCTGTCTGCGCGATCATCCCCGTGGGCAGCTCGCCGAGCCTGCACTGGTCGGACGCGCCGAGGCCCTGGCCGCGCTCGGCCGCCACGGCGACGAGGCCGCCGCGTGGGTCGAGCTGCTGCGACGCTTCCCCGACTCGCTGCACGCCGAGCGCGCCCGCAGCCGCAGCGGGCGGTGATCGTCAGCGCCAGATGTACGCCCGCGGGGCGCCATCGACCTCGAGCACCAGCACCGGCGTCTGCGTGGTGTCGAGCACGAGCTCGACGTCGTCGCCCATCGCGAGCGTGTCGACCAGCGCGTCGAGGCTGGTGCGCTGCGGCACCCCGAGGAAGGCAGTGCGTAGCGCGGCATCGTCCCCCGCGTGGACCTCGACCAGCGCCATGTCGTCGTCGAGCTCGAGCTCACGCTCGAGCACGGCCGCGCCCGGTGCCACGGCGACGTCCGTGCGTCCGCATGCGGAACCCAGGGTGGCGAGCAGCAGGAGCGACGTTACGAGCATCGTGCGGAGCATGCCCGCAAGCATCGGCCCCTGGCCGACCGCGCTTGAGCGCGAGCTACTGCTGCTCGAAGTGACCGTGCTCGAGCCCGTGGCCGTCGCCGACCAGCTCCATCGGCCGGTTGCTGTGTCGGGCCAGCTGCACCGCGTCACGCAGGCGCTCGAACAGCTCGCGGGGGTTCGGCAGGCCGTACAGCACGAGCTCCGGCGTCGACTGATCGGTGCTCGACACCGTCACGCGTGCGACCCCGACGACGCGATCCCACAGGCTCTGGCTGTACTTGACGTCGAGCACGCGCCACAGCTCGAGGCTGTCGACGGTCTTGCTCAGCACGCCGCGCTCGAACTCGATGCGACGCAGCGTGATCTTGTAGCGCGTCGTGGTGTGACGCAGGAAGGTCCACAACAGGCCTGGCAAGCCGATGAGCGACAGCACCCACAGCGGCCAACTCTGGAACAGGGCGATGTGCCCGAGCCCCCAGCCGAGCACACCCGCGGCCACCGATGCGAAGATCCACTTCACGTAGTCGAACACGTACGCGCCCTGCTTGGCCGGGCCGTAGTAGATGATTTCTTCGTTGCCGGGCTGTGCGACCGAGCCGGCCGGGGCCTGTGCACGCGCAGGTGTGGACGGCTGCTGCGGCTGGAGGGACGACGGCGGGGGCGGACCTTGATTGGCTGACATCGTGAGCTTGGCGTCTTCGCGGCGCGTCAGAGGATAGCAGCGTCAGCGACCCGACGCTGGCGCAGCCCGTTGCCGCGTGCGAGGGGCCAGCGAGCGACGGTCCGCGGGACAATACCGCGTGCAGCGGGACTTCTTCCGCGTGCGCCCGCTCCGGGCGCGAGGACCCGCCCATGCGTGCAACACCCGGTTTCGTCATCCATCTCGGCCTCGCGGCCGCATGCACCGTCGACGCTGCGAGCGACGACGCGAGCGCGTTCACTGCCACCGAGACCGAGACCGCGGCTGACGGCTCGACCACCGCGTCGACGGGCAGCGCCACGGGTGCATCGGCCACGGCTGCCAGCGCGACGGCGACCGGCGCCACGAGCATCGACACGGCGGCGGATGACGCCAGCGACAGCACCGACGACGACGGTCACGGCGACTCCACGGGCGGCGCGCCCGACGATGGCGCGTTGCCGGCGAAGCTCGTGGCCGGCTACTGGCAGATGTGGCAAGGCCCGCGGGTCGCCGAGATCACGGCGAACGCCCCCGAGTACAACCTCCAGTACGCCGCGTTTGCGCTGGGCACCGAGTCGGGCACTGGCCACGTGTCGTTCGACCCGGTGTACTCGCCGCCCGACGAGCTACGGCTCGACATCGCGGCCAGCCGCGCCGCGGGCTCGCGCTGGCTGCTCAGCATCGGTGGCGGTGGCGAGGGCGCGATCACCTTGCTCGAGGCCTCGCATGCCGACCAGATGGTCGCGTCGCTCATCCCCATCATCGACGACTACGGCTTCGACGGCATCGACTTCGACCTCGAGTCGGGGCCGGACGGCTGGAGCGTCGACGCGATGGCCGCGGTCGCGCAGCAACTCGACGCACACTACGGCCCGCAGTTCATCATCTCGGCCGCACCGCGCCCCTACGAGGACGAGTACCGCGATGCCGCCCTCGCGATGGGCGACACGCTCGACCTGTTCGGGTTCCAGTTCTACGACGCGCCCGAGTTCAACGACCCGCAGTTCCTGCACGACAACATCGTCTATCGCGTGAACCAAGCCATCGACCTCGGCATCCCGGCGTCGAAGATCATGATCGGCTGCATCACGTACTCCGACTACGGCTACGGGCACAACACGGTCGAGGTCTACCGCGACATCTTCCTCGAGCTCGAGCAGGACCACCCGGACCTGCGCGGGGTCTTCATCTGGGAGACGTCGCTCGATGCGCTCGAGGGCTGGAGCTTCGCCCACGGCATGGGCGCGGCGTTGCTGCCGTAGCGAAGCGAAACGCGCTGCCGACGTGGCGATGGCCGTCGCGGCCCCGCCACGCGGCCGCACGACTTCAGCCCATCGCGGGGCCCTGGTACAGCACCGGCAGCGGCGAGCGACGGCCCTGGGTCGAGCTCCAGAACTCCGGACTCGGCCGCTGGTCGAAGTCGCCGTTGTAGTAGCCGTAGCCGCCGCCGGGGCTCGACTCGTAGTCGCCCGACGAAAGTCCCATGCAGTTCATGAACGTCACCAGCAGGTTCGACAGCGGCAGACCGCGGCCGTCACCCTCGAGGCGGTAGTCGATGTAGTTGCCCTGCTGCAGGCGGCCGCCACCGCCACCCGCGACCAGCACCGGCATGTTGTCGTTGTTGTGCTGACCGTCGATGTGCACGCAGCCGTACTGCATGCACCAGTAGACGATGGCGTTGTCGAGCACCGTGCCCTCGCCCTCGGTGATGGCATCGAGCACGCCGAGCAGCCGCGCCACGCGGGCGCCGATGTGCTTGAAGTCGTCGATGATGCCGGAGTCGGTCGCGCCGTAGAGCTCGTGGTGCTCGGTGTGGCGCGTGCCGTAGCCCTGCGACATCCCCATCGTGATGCTCGCGACCCGGGTCAGATCGCAGGCCATGGCGGCGGCGAGGATGCGGAACTGGTTGTCGATCGTGCGCTCGACGTCGCTCTCGTCGTCGAGGGTCGGCGCCTCGCAGATGGCGCTGATCGAGCCATCGATCACGTCACGGACGAGATCCATGTACGCGTTCAAGCGCTGCTTGTCGTCGGCGGAGATGCGGCCGCCATCGCGCACGCGGCGGTAGTCCTCGTAGACACCGTCGACCAGCTTCTGCTCGCGCGGGTCGAGCCCGTCACCCTGCGCGGCGGCGAAGCCGGCCGCGAACGGATCGAGGATGCCCTGGGTCTGCTTGACCGGACGGACCATCTGGGGGTCGCCGTCGCCGCGCCACGAGAACGAGCGGTTGTTGCTGTAGTCGTCGCCCGACACCGGGTTCATGTTCACGACCCGGCGCACCTCGGGCACGTCGTCGCCGTAGACCTTGCTCGAGCGCGCGATGACCATGTCGACCGACTCCTGGCCCGACAGTGGCGCGGCCTCGTCGTTGTCGACGCCCGAGGCGTAGCCCGAGGCGCAGGTCGCGAACACGTAGTGGTGGTTGGGGTTCTCGATCAGCACGTCGAGCCCGCGCAGCACCGACATCTTGGCGCGGAAGGGGTCGAACGCCGCGCCGAGGATCGGCGAGATGTCGCCGCCGATCTCGTCGAGCGCCTGCAGGTTGACGTTGGGTTCGGGGCGCACGTTGGTGGTGCGATCGCCGAAGAACAGCGGGATGCTGGGGCCGTAGGGGTTGAGCAGCTGGATGTAGCGCACCGGCGCCGCCGCGACCCCGGCCTGTGCGCCGCGGGGCAGCAGCGACGAGAGCCAGGGCACCGCGAGCGTGAGTCCGGCACCGCGGAGGAACATGCGACGGCTGGATCGGGAGAGCTTCATGGCACGTGCTTCCAGAAGATGTCGTCATTGGCGATCGCGGCGACGAAGACCTCGAGCAGGCTGTCGTCGTGGCTGCGCTGCTCCATCGTGAGCAGTGCGCAGCCATCGACCTTCGCGTCGACACGGCGCATGCGGTAGTACTCGAGCACGCGCCGCGAGAAGCATGCCCGCGCCTTGTAGCTCTCGACCATCGCGTCGACGAACGCACCGGATCCGTCGATGGCCTCCGGGCCACCTTCTTCGATCCTGGGCTCCTCGACGTGGGTATCGATCGGCCAGCTGTTCTGCACGTTGCCGTCGGGATCGAGCAGCTGCTCGGTGGTGCGGGGCATGCCGAC encodes the following:
- a CDS encoding PH domain-containing protein — translated: MSANQGPPPPSSLQPQQPSTPARAQAPAGSVAQPGNEEIIYYGPAKQGAYVFDYVKWIFASVAAGVLGWGLGHIALFQSWPLWVLSLIGLPGLLWTFLRHTTTRYKITLRRIEFERGVLSKTVDSLELWRVLDVKYSQSLWDRVVGVARVTVSSTDQSTPELVLYGLPNPRELFERLRDAVQLARHSNRPMELVGDGHGLEHGHFEQQ
- a CDS encoding sigma-70 family RNA polymerase sigma factor is translated as MTARASTIDPELSVREPDALVERARAGERGALEALLQGVAPRVLAAVRGVVGREAGDAEDLAQESLVALVRALPSFRGDCAIASFACGVAVRTALRSRRKWLRRRRKDDERALLADTTPVADDPERELQRHRRLAVMRSLLRELPIEQAEAFAMRCLLGDSLPEIAAASGANLNTLRSRIRLARTALLRRIHDDATLQELFEVTDVG
- a CDS encoding tetratricopeptide repeat protein, which codes for MSDEPTRRRSLESQLHDDIVVDTRAQHGDEHRLARVVGGALATGGGLGMLWLALRSITASKVVMIAVGTAAITSATAWVIASGEPDGVTVGATPRASAGDSDAGVDPRQDHATQPPATLDTIHAPAVPPPPDPGSTGATPRPIRPAAATPPSAEIAKRDDTALDDAATLLERAALARRDGRSDEAIAIYRAIERRFPGSREHAVACVALGRALLASDADAALETFDGCLRDHPRGQLAEPALVGRAEALAALGRHGDEAAAWVELLRRFPDSLHAERARSRSGR
- a CDS encoding DUF1552 domain-containing protein, which encodes MKLSRSSRRMFLRGAGLTLAVPWLSSLLPRGAQAGVAAAPVRYIQLLNPYGPSIPLFFGDRTTNVRPEPNVNLQALDEIGGDISPILGAAFDPFRAKMSVLRGLDVLIENPNHHYVFATCASGYASGVDNDEAAPLSGQESVDMVIARSSKVYGDDVPEVRRVVNMNPVSGDDYSNNRSFSWRGDGDPQMVRPVKQTQGILDPFAAGFAAAQGDGLDPREQKLVDGVYEDYRRVRDGGRISADDKQRLNAYMDLVRDVIDGSISAICEAPTLDDESDVERTIDNQFRILAAAMACDLTRVASITMGMSQGYGTRHTEHHELYGATDSGIIDDFKHIGARVARLLGVLDAITEGEGTVLDNAIVYWCMQYGCVHIDGQHNNDNMPVLVAGGGGGRLQQGNYIDYRLEGDGRGLPLSNLLVTFMNCMGLSSGDYESSPGGGYGYYNGDFDQRPSPEFWSSTQGRRSPLPVLYQGPAMG